The Panicum virgatum strain AP13 chromosome 5K, P.virgatum_v5, whole genome shotgun sequence genome has a window encoding:
- the LOC120709249 gene encoding glutathione S-transferase U8-like: MSSPPVKLIGFFGSPYAFRAQAALCLKGVPYELLLEDLFGTKSDLLLKLNPVHKKVPVLLHGGRAISESLVIAEYIDEAFDGPPLLPTDPYGRAMARFWADFIENKLTKPFFMAHWVEGEARERFEKEGLELLSLLEAQLKGNKFFGGDRPGYLDIAASALGPWSSVIQEVMGVTVVKEDEHPAIVQWAKDYSSHQALKPCMPDRDKLLAYFTENLERYKTAVNTMLQQQ, encoded by the exons CGGCTTCTTCGGGAGCCCGTACGCGTTCCGCGCCCAGGCGGCTCTTTGCCTCAAGGGCGTGCCTTACGAGCTCCTCCTGGAAGACCTGTTCGGGACCAAGAGCGACCTCCTGCTCAAGCTCAACCCCGTGCACAAGAAGGTGCCCGTGCTCCTCCATGGCGGCCGGGCCATCAGCGAGTCCCTCGTCATCGCCGAGTACATCGACGAGGCCTTCGACGGGCCGCCGCTCCTGCCCACCGACCCATACGGCCGCGCCATGGCCCGTTTCTGGGCTGACTTCATCGAAAACAAG CTGACGAAGCCGTTCTTCATGGCGCACTGGGTCGAAGGCGAGGCGCGAGAGAGGTTCGAGAAAGAGGGCTTGGAGCTGCTGTCGCTTCTGGAGGCGCAGCTCAAGGGGAACAAGTTCTTCGGCGGCGACCGGCCCGGCTACCTCGACATCGCCGCCTCCGCTCTGGGTCCCTGGAGCAGCGTGATTCAGGAGGTGATGGGGGTGACCGTGGTGAAGGAGGACGAGCACCCCGCCATCGTCCAGTGGGCCAAGGATTACAGCTCCCACCAAGCTCTGAAACCGTGCATGCCGGACAGAGACAAACTCCTCGCCTACTTCACCGAGAACCTG